From Chloroflexi bacterium ADurb.Bin180:
CCGAGCTGGTGCAGGAGTATCGCGACAAGTTCGCCAATCCTTACGTGGCGGCGAGCCGGGGCTACATTGACGACGTCATCGAGCCCCACCAGACCAGGCCGCGGCTAATCGATGCGCTGCACCTGCTCAAGAACAAGCGCGATGCCAACCCGCCCAGGAAGCACGGCAACATTCCTCTCTAGGCGCGGTTGGCTCGACCATCACCGGACCGCGCCCCGACACACGCCCGCCGTGGAGTATGGCCCGACTTGGTCGCCTGAGGCTTACCGGCTATAATGGTGTCCCGGCGCGCAAGCCGGGACCGGGCGCCGCCAGACAAGGAGATCACGATGGATACGAAGCATGTGGAGGGCAAGACCAAGGGCAAGATCATGGTTTATGCCCTGAGCACCTGCGGCTGGTGCCGCAAGGTCAAAGCCTTCCTGGATGGCGAAGGCCTGGCCTATGACTATGTGGACGTAGACCTCGAAAGCGGACCGGAGAAGAGCCGGATTCTGGACGAAGTGCGCAAATGGAATCCCAAGACCTCCTTTCCGACCGTAGTCATCAATGACCGCGAGTGCGTTGTCGGCTACCAGACCGACCGTATCAAGGAGCTGCTTGGACTATGAGCGCCTACCCCAGCGACGAGCAGGTTGAGGCCCGGCTGAGCAAGATTCGTCAAGAGGCCGAGAGCGGCGGCTACCAGCTCAACCCTGACCTCGAGTTTGTCAAGATGTTGGTTGAGGGTCTGCTGGTCAACGAGCAGCGCTACGGTTACCCCTCCTGCCCCTGCCGGATTGCCAGCGGCGTCGCCAGCGAGGACCTGGACATCGTTTGCCCGTGCGACTATCGCGAT
This genomic window contains:
- a CDS encoding Glutaredoxin, with the translated sequence MDTKHVEGKTKGKIMVYALSTCGWCRKVKAFLDGEGLAYDYVDVDLESGPEKSRILDEVRKWNPKTSFPTVVINDRECVVGYQTDRIKELLGL